The genomic window AAGGCGTAAAGCCGACGGACCCGAAGGCCCCGGTGAAGAAGGAAGCGGTCAAGAAGGTCGAAACGGCCAAGAAGGTCGAAGCGAAGCCTGCCGAGCCCGCCAAGAAGCCCGAACCCAAGCCTGCGGAGAAGAAGTGATGAAGAAGGGACTACTCTTGGTTACGGCGTCGCTCTCCCTCACGGCTTGCTCCTTCGCGGCGCGAAGCCCCGAGATGTATCGCGACGACACGAAGGCTGCGCTCGAGTCCAAGAACGCGGAGATCCTCGGCTGCTACGATGGCGTCCTTAAGGCGACGCCCGGTGCGCAGGGCAAGGTCACCATCAAGTTCGAGGTCGAGACGGAGACCGGGAAGTTCGTGAACATCAGCGTCGACAAGGCCGCCTCGACGGCCCCCGACGCGGTGGGCGAATGCGTGACGAAGGCCGTGGGCTCGCTGGCGATCAAGCCGCCGGACGCGCGCACGGGTCAAGCCACGTGGACCTACGACTTCGCTGCACCGCCGCCGCCGGCGCCCGCGCCGAAGAGCTGAGCGAACCGCTCACTCGGAGAGAGCCCCATGCGGTCACCGCGTGGGGCTCTTCTCTTTTGTGCCGAACGCAAGCCCCGCGTTCACGTGACGCGCGAGAGCGCCTGCTCCACGGCCGCTTCATTCTCGGCCTCCGCGAGCGCCAACAGCGCGGCGCGTGTACCCGGATCGGCGCACGCCTCAGCGGCCACGCGAACGGTCTCCTTGTGCTCGCTACGTTGCGCGAGGACCAACGCCGCGGCAGCTCCGGCGCGCACGTCGCCGGGAGACAGAGGGTCGCGCGCTATCTCTACGAGCCGCTCGGCGCTCACGGCTACCGCGCGGTACCCGCGGGCGGTGCCTCGTGCGAGCCCATCGAGCGCTTGGCGCCACTCGGTCGACGATCGCCCGCTGCGCGCCAATAGCGCCGGTGCGGCGCCGCTTGGACCGCGCTCCTGCCAAGTGGCCCAGGCGCGCGTGACGTGGGCGAAGAGGGCTTTTCCACTGGTGCCGCGTTCATTCTCCGTGTCGGGCATCTCAAGGGCTCGCAAGCGAATGGGGCGGCCCGCCGTCCGTTCCACGACCGTATCGATCACGTGGGGCGCGAGCCGCGACTCCACTGACCTCACGGCCGCGACCTCATTGAATCCCACGAAGCGCTCGCGGACGAGCCAGCGCAACAAGAGCCCATCGGCGCCTACGACGACCCGCCCGCGCACGAGGCCCAACATCCACGCCGGCCCGAACGAGAAGAAGGCAACGATGAACGGCCACGCCACAACGGCGAGGAGCGCGTCCGTGTGATTGAACCATGCCCACACGACCTGAAGCACGTAGACGGGAAGACCTAGCCCCAGCGAGACGATGAGGTACCGAGCGCCGAACGGTACGACGCGCTCAAAAGTGGCCCGCCGTTGGCCGACGCCGACACCAAGCGCGTGAAGGAGACGCGTGGCTTCGGGTCGTGCGAGCCAAAGACGAAGGCGCGCGCCGTCGCGCAGCGTGAAGTCGGCGACCGTATCGACCCCCTTGCCCTCGCGCGGGACGAGCTTCGCCTCCACGATGTCTTGCGCATCGACCTCGCGGACGCCCTCGCCCTCACCGAGACAGAGCCGCCCTGCGTCGGCGCGTAGCGTCAGGCGACGCGACAAGGGGAACGCATTCCGCAAGAGCGGCAGCAATGCAAGGAAGGGCCCCATCCACAGAGCGAAGAGGCCGAACGCGCCGTTCGGGCCACGGGTGCCAAAAAACGTCCAAAGACCGAGCGCGGTCATCGCGAGGCCAAGGGACGGGACGTACCAATTGCGCCGAAGCTCGAGGCATTGGCCTTCGAAGAGCGGCGAACCGGAAGCGCCCTGGGGCGCCGGCGAAGCGCGCTCATCCATAGATGACAAAGGATAGCAGCCGGCCGCGACACGTCGCATCGCCGGTACGGGTCGGCGCCAGGTATCGTGTGACGCGTGTCTCGCTTTCTCGCCGCCATCTACGATAGGGCCACGGCAGGCGCCGAAGCCGCGTGCCTCGCGGCATGGCGGCATGATCTGCTCGCTCCGCTCGAGGGTCGCGTGCTCGAGATCGGCGCCGGCACGGGAGCGAACCTGGCGCACTACGGAGCGGGCGTCACCGAACTGGTCCTCGCGGAGCCCGACGATGCGATGCGGTCGAAGCTAGCGCGAAGGGTCGAGGGCAGCACGCACCGCATCGAGCTCATCGGCGCGCCCGCGGAGCGTCTGCCGGTGACGCGAGACTCGTTCGACGTCGTCGTCTCGACCCTCGTCCTCTGTTCGGTGACGGAGCCGGCGAGCTCGCTCGCGGAGGCGTGGCGCGTCCTCAGACCCGGCGGCACCCTCGTGTTCCTCGAGCACGTCGCTTCAGAGGAGCCGTCGCGACTCGCGTGGCAGCGGCGCTTCGAGCCACTGTGGAAACGCATCGCAGGCAACTGTCACCTGACGCGGCGCACTGGCGAGGCCATCGAGCGCGCCGGCTTTGCACTGGAGGCGGTGACGGCGGAGAGCATGAGAAAATCCATTCCCATCGTCCGCCCCACCGTTCGCGGCGTCGCGCGGAAGCCTCGATAGCGTAAGGAAGGCGCGCCCGAGAGCCGCAACAGCGGCCCCGGAACATTGCACGGATCGACTCCATGTCATGGGCTGATCAAACGGATCCGGGGAGGCGGAGAAACCCTTGCTCCACCAACAATCCCGGGCCGATAGCTCGTGAGGTGCGATGGAACGCGGCTCGCCTTCGTAGCGGTCAATGCAGGTCGCGAGGCTCCTTTCGTGTGCAGCCCTCTTGTGCGGTTGTTATGGGGGCGAAGAGCAGGGCGTAGCGGCAAGCGAGCCCTCGCGGGGCGACGCGAAGGCGCAGGGGGTGACTTCGACCCCGGCGAGTGCGTCGGCCGCTCGCGATGCGGGAAGCGGCCCCTCGCCGCGCGTGGACCTCGGTTCGCTGTCTGCCGCGGAACAGCAGCGCATCAACGACGCCATTGACGGCTACATCCGAACGGCAAAGCTCTCGGTCCCCGCGAG from Myxococcales bacterium includes these protein-coding regions:
- a CDS encoding AgmX/PglI C-terminal domain-containing protein, which produces MKKGLLLVTASLSLTACSFAARSPEMYRDDTKAALESKNAEILGCYDGVLKATPGAQGKVTIKFEVETETGKFVNISVDKAASTAPDAVGECVTKAVGSLAIKPPDARTGQATWTYDFAAPPPPAPAPKS
- a CDS encoding class I SAM-dependent methyltransferase gives rise to the protein MSRFLAAIYDRATAGAEAACLAAWRHDLLAPLEGRVLEIGAGTGANLAHYGAGVTELVLAEPDDAMRSKLARRVEGSTHRIELIGAPAERLPVTRDSFDVVVSTLVLCSVTEPASSLAEAWRVLRPGGTLVFLEHVASEEPSRLAWQRRFEPLWKRIAGNCHLTRRTGEAIERAGFALEAVTAESMRKSIPIVRPTVRGVARKPR